A single region of the Streptomyces sp. NBC_00425 genome encodes:
- a CDS encoding TerD family protein: MGIFDGLLGSRATDFDSGNAATNAIELTKRHSQVSLTKQGAATGNLRVNLAWRMRTSDIGGPQRESLLRHPFKALRPPEVVGHSQSMVNVDLDLGCLYELADGTKGVVQPLGGLLGDVNAAPYVKLSGDDRFGSASGETMYVNLDHRDEIKRLLVFVYIYDQTPAFDRTHAIVTLYPSNGPRIEIGLDERHPQARSCAVVMIENVKGELMVRREVRFVYGFQAELDRLYGWGLQWGRGYKTKAER, encoded by the coding sequence ATGGGCATCTTCGACGGGCTCCTGGGCAGCCGCGCGACCGACTTCGACTCGGGCAACGCGGCCACGAACGCGATAGAGCTGACCAAACGGCACAGCCAGGTCTCCCTCACCAAGCAGGGGGCCGCCACCGGCAACCTGCGCGTCAACCTGGCCTGGCGGATGCGGACGTCCGACATCGGCGGCCCCCAGCGGGAGAGCCTGCTGCGCCACCCCTTCAAGGCGCTGCGGCCGCCGGAGGTCGTCGGGCACAGCCAGAGCATGGTCAACGTCGACCTCGACCTCGGCTGTCTGTACGAGCTGGCCGACGGGACGAAGGGCGTCGTGCAGCCGCTCGGCGGACTGCTCGGGGACGTGAACGCGGCGCCGTACGTCAAGCTCAGCGGCGACGACCGGTTCGGGTCGGCGTCCGGCGAGACGATGTACGTCAACCTCGACCACCGCGACGAGATCAAGCGGCTGCTCGTCTTCGTGTACATCTACGACCAGACGCCGGCCTTCGACCGCACCCACGCGATCGTCACGCTGTACCCGAGCAACGGGCCGCGGATCGAGATCGGCCTCGACGAGCGGCACCCCCAGGCCCGCTCCTGCGCGGTGGTGATGATCGAGAACGTCAAGGGCGAGCTGATGGTGCGACGCGAGGTGCGGTTCGTCTACGGCTTCCAGGCGGAGCTGGACCGGCTGTACGGGTGGGGGCTGCAGTGGGGGCGCGGCTACAAGACCAAGGCCGAGCGGTAG
- a CDS encoding TerD family protein → MTHAMLKGSNVPLKATTVRAVLRWTPGQGVPDVDASALLLGLDGRVRSDEDFVFYNQPRHPSGKVWRLGKKRVAEGLTDTIQTDLSGVESGVGRILLTASADGVTFDHVRSLTIALYDATTDGEPLATFDIRPETGQETALICGELYRRGDGWKFRALGEGYSNGLKGLATDFGISVDESEEADAPEAATPAPQTAGLSQPLPPERPTSAVSPQPPAYGYPASLPTYGYGYPDGSFRLPPQGPQFVGR, encoded by the coding sequence ATGACGCACGCGATGCTGAAGGGGTCGAACGTCCCGCTGAAAGCCACCACGGTGCGCGCCGTGCTGCGCTGGACCCCCGGGCAGGGGGTCCCGGACGTCGATGCCTCCGCGCTGCTCCTCGGTCTCGACGGCCGTGTGCGCTCCGACGAGGACTTCGTCTTCTACAACCAGCCCCGGCACCCCTCCGGGAAGGTGTGGCGGCTCGGCAAGAAGCGGGTCGCCGAGGGCCTCACCGACACGATCCAGACCGATCTGTCCGGTGTCGAGTCCGGCGTCGGCCGTATTCTCCTGACCGCTTCGGCGGACGGCGTCACGTTCGACCACGTACGTTCCCTCACCATCGCGCTGTACGACGCGACGACCGACGGCGAGCCGCTGGCCACCTTCGACATCCGCCCCGAGACGGGCCAGGAGACGGCCCTGATCTGCGGCGAGCTGTACCGGCGCGGCGACGGCTGGAAGTTCCGCGCGCTGGGCGAGGGCTACTCCAACGGCCTCAAGGGGCTGGCCACCGACTTCGGCATCTCGGTCGACGAGTCCGAGGAGGCCGACGCCCCGGAGGCCGCCACGCCGGCTCCGCAGACGGCCGGCCTGTCGCAGCCGCTGCCGCCGGAGCGGCCCACGTCGGCCGTTTCCCCGCAGCCGCCCGCCTACGGCTACCCGGCCAGCCTGCCGACCTACGGCTACGGCTACCCGGACGGCTCGTTCCGGCTGCCGCCGCAGGGACCGCAGTTCGTCGGACGCTGA
- a CDS encoding HpcH/HpaI aldolase/citrate lyase family protein codes for MRHFGHLAPEVRQRLFHREPCVFDPDSPARLLSAALGATLYSPATRPRLADDVVKQTGRGVVSMVLCLEDSIGDEDVAAGEENLVRQFADLADRSGVELPLLFIRVRTPEQIPDLVRRLGGTARLLSGFVFPKFTEERGIPFLEALAGAEAASGRRLFGMPVLETPELMYRESRVDALEGIARAVDKYRSRVLALRLGVTDFCSAYGLRRAPDMTAYDVQIVASVIADVVNMLGRADGSGFTVTGPVWEYFRVPERMFKPMLRHSPFLEGQAVELRERLIEHAMDGLLREISLDQANGLLGKTCIHPSHVPAVHALSVVSHEEYSDAADILRPERGGGGVLRSQYTNKMNEVKPHRAWAERTMLRAEVFGVAHEDVSFVDLLAAGIPG; via the coding sequence ATGCGTCATTTCGGGCACCTCGCCCCTGAGGTGCGACAGCGCCTGTTCCACCGGGAGCCGTGCGTCTTCGACCCGGACTCGCCGGCCAGGCTGCTCTCCGCGGCCCTGGGCGCCACGCTCTACAGCCCGGCCACCCGGCCCCGGCTGGCGGACGACGTCGTCAAGCAGACCGGGCGCGGCGTGGTGTCGATGGTGCTGTGCCTGGAGGACTCCATCGGCGACGAGGACGTCGCGGCCGGCGAGGAGAACCTCGTCCGGCAGTTCGCCGACCTCGCGGACCGGTCGGGCGTGGAGCTCCCCCTGCTCTTCATCCGGGTGCGCACGCCCGAGCAGATCCCCGACCTGGTCCGGCGTCTCGGCGGCACCGCGCGGCTGCTCAGCGGATTCGTGTTCCCGAAGTTCACCGAGGAGCGGGGCATCCCCTTCCTCGAGGCGCTGGCCGGTGCGGAGGCGGCGAGCGGGCGACGCCTGTTCGGCATGCCCGTGCTGGAGACGCCGGAGCTGATGTACCGCGAGTCGCGGGTGGACGCCCTGGAGGGCATCGCCCGCGCCGTCGACAAGTACCGCAGCCGGGTCCTCGCTCTGCGCCTCGGCGTGACCGACTTCTGCTCCGCGTACGGACTGCGCCGGGCGCCCGACATGACGGCCTACGACGTCCAGATCGTCGCCTCCGTGATCGCCGACGTGGTGAACATGCTGGGGCGGGCCGACGGCAGCGGGTTCACGGTGACCGGGCCGGTGTGGGAGTACTTCAGGGTCCCCGAGCGCATGTTCAAGCCGATGCTGCGGCACAGCCCCTTCCTGGAGGGGCAGGCCGTGGAGCTGCGCGAGAGACTGATCGAGCACGCGATGGACGGTCTGCTGCGCGAGATCTCCCTCGACCAGGCCAACGGCCTGCTGGGCAAGACCTGCATCCACCCCTCGCACGTGCCGGCCGTGCACGCGCTGTCCGTGGTCAGTCACGAGGAGTACAGCGACGCGGCGGACATCCTGCGGCCGGAACGCGGCGGTGGGGGTGTACTGCGGTCGCAGTACACGAACAAGATGAACGAGGTGAAGCCGCACCGCGCCTGGGCCGAGCGCACCATGCTGCGCGCGGAGGTCTTCGGCGTCGCGCACGAGGACGTCAGCTTCGTCGACCTGCTCGCAGCCGGCATCCCCGGCTGA
- a CDS encoding phosphoribosyltransferase, producing MRNAVNNGVWSGTWVAERLGLELVGDDALPQMLGLALRRNPKRAHLLVSHVLGKHVPQSPAVVHGHGLALGRRVRELLGPEEAAKAVVLGYAETATGLGHCVADGVGVAAYLHSTRRPVPGVATAGGFEESHSHATSHLLLPEDPTLLVGDGPLVLVDDEFSTGNTVLNTIRDLHGRYPRDRYVVVALVDMRSAADAGRLDDFAREIGARVDLVATASGTVRLPEGVLEKGQALVARHETGTGTAANGERSAVSEAHPADDRTGQTRARGHLARVDLHWPRGLPDGGRHGFTPAHRERLEAALPAMTARLAEAIPGDARSVLVLGFEELMYTPLRLARELAEAVPAEVRYSTTTRSPVLAVDDPGYAIRSRIVFPAHDEPADGPGERYAYNVAGGGFDAVVAVVDSVADTPPLHAPDGLLSRLAAHTPHVVLAVVPSYVPEPLYAAALPEKRPLMLPEPLRGPAFSSYAPEEVGWLLQDLSDVTLEAPTEEREEAIQSGGAHYAESLPVEYQPSEHYQELFHAALETSAARIAQAVGVVTETVIAERSPRPVLVSLARAGTPVGVLMRRWAQFRHGLDLPHYAVSIVRGRGIDANALRWLAAHHDPRDVVFVDGWTGKGAITRELAAAIEEFEAGGGAAGFDPEIAVLADPGSCVRTYGTREDFLIPSACLNSTVSGLISRTVLRADLVGPDDFHGAKFYRELAGVDVSTDFLDAVAARFPEVADAVGGAVKELLAGDRTPSWEGWAAVERISEEYGIHDVNLVKPGVGETTRVLLRRVPWKILARAGAGADLDHVRLLAGQRGVPVEEVGDLPYTCVGLIHPQFTRGATGADGKAVTV from the coding sequence ATGAGAAACGCAGTGAACAACGGGGTCTGGTCCGGGACCTGGGTCGCCGAGCGGCTCGGACTGGAACTGGTGGGCGACGACGCGCTGCCGCAGATGCTGGGGCTGGCCCTGCGCCGCAACCCCAAGCGGGCGCATCTGCTCGTCTCCCACGTCCTCGGCAAGCACGTCCCGCAGTCCCCGGCGGTCGTCCACGGACACGGCCTCGCTCTCGGCCGCCGCGTGCGGGAGCTGCTCGGCCCCGAGGAGGCGGCGAAGGCGGTCGTCCTCGGCTACGCGGAGACGGCCACCGGACTCGGCCACTGCGTCGCCGACGGCGTCGGCGTCGCCGCGTACCTGCACTCCACCCGGCGTCCGGTCCCGGGCGTCGCGACGGCGGGCGGCTTCGAGGAGTCCCACTCCCACGCCACCTCCCACCTGCTCCTGCCGGAGGACCCGACGCTGCTGGTCGGCGACGGTCCGCTGGTGCTGGTGGACGATGAGTTCTCCACCGGCAACACGGTGCTGAACACGATCCGGGACCTGCACGGGCGCTATCCGCGGGACCGGTACGTCGTCGTCGCCCTCGTCGACATGCGCTCGGCGGCCGACGCGGGCCGCCTCGACGACTTCGCCCGCGAGATCGGCGCCCGGGTGGACCTGGTCGCCACCGCCTCGGGCACGGTCCGACTCCCGGAGGGGGTGCTGGAGAAGGGACAGGCCCTGGTCGCCCGGCACGAGACCGGGACTGGGACCGCCGCGAACGGTGAGCGGTCGGCCGTCTCGGAGGCGCACCCGGCAGACGACCGCACCGGGCAGACGCGCGCCCGCGGCCACCTCGCCCGCGTGGACCTGCACTGGCCGCGCGGCCTGCCGGACGGCGGCCGGCACGGGTTCACCCCGGCACACCGGGAACGGCTGGAGGCCGCCCTCCCCGCCATGACGGCCCGCCTGGCCGAGGCGATACCCGGCGACGCCCGGAGCGTCCTCGTCCTCGGCTTCGAGGAGCTGATGTACACCCCGCTGCGGCTGGCGCGGGAGCTGGCCGAGGCCGTGCCCGCAGAGGTGCGCTACTCGACCACCACCCGCTCGCCGGTCCTCGCGGTCGACGACCCCGGCTACGCGATACGCAGCCGGATCGTTTTCCCCGCCCACGACGAGCCCGCCGACGGCCCCGGCGAGCGCTATGCCTATAACGTCGCAGGCGGCGGCTTCGACGCCGTCGTCGCCGTCGTGGACTCGGTGGCGGACACCCCGCCGCTGCACGCCCCGGACGGTCTACTGTCCCGCCTCGCCGCGCACACCCCGCACGTCGTCCTCGCGGTCGTCCCCTCGTACGTCCCCGAGCCGCTGTACGCAGCCGCACTGCCCGAAAAGAGACCCTTGATGCTGCCCGAGCCCCTTCGCGGCCCCGCCTTCTCGTCGTACGCGCCCGAGGAGGTCGGCTGGCTGCTCCAGGACCTCTCGGACGTGACGCTGGAGGCGCCGACCGAGGAGCGGGAGGAGGCCATCCAGAGCGGCGGCGCGCACTACGCCGAGTCGCTGCCCGTCGAGTACCAGCCCAGCGAGCACTACCAGGAGCTCTTCCACGCGGCGCTGGAGACCTCGGCGGCGCGGATCGCACAGGCCGTGGGCGTGGTCACGGAGACCGTGATCGCCGAACGGTCCCCGCGGCCCGTCCTCGTCTCGCTGGCCCGCGCCGGTACCCCGGTCGGCGTGCTGATGCGCCGCTGGGCGCAGTTCCGGCACGGTCTCGACCTGCCGCACTACGCGGTGTCGATCGTGCGCGGCCGGGGCATCGACGCCAACGCGCTGCGCTGGCTCGCGGCCCACCACGACCCGCGGGACGTCGTGTTCGTCGACGGCTGGACCGGAAAGGGCGCGATCACCCGGGAACTGGCCGCGGCGATCGAGGAGTTCGAGGCGGGCGGCGGTGCGGCCGGCTTCGACCCGGAGATCGCGGTGCTGGCCGACCCGGGCTCCTGCGTGCGGACGTACGGCACCCGGGAGGACTTCCTCATCCCGTCCGCCTGCCTCAACTCGACCGTCTCGGGGCTGATCTCACGGACCGTCCTGCGCGCCGACCTGGTCGGGCCGGACGACTTCCACGGCGCGAAGTTCTACCGCGAACTCGCCGGCGTGGACGTCTCGACGGACTTCCTGGACGCCGTGGCCGCCCGTTTCCCCGAGGTCGCGGACGCCGTCGGCGGCGCGGTGAAGGAGCTGCTCGCCGGTGACCGCACGCCGAGCTGGGAAGGCTGGGCGGCGGTCGAGCGGATCAGCGAGGAGTACGGCATCCACGACGTGAACCTGGTCAAGCCGGGCGTCGGCGAGACCACCCGGGTGCTGCTGCGCCGGGTGCCGTGGAAGATCCTTGCGCGGGCCGGGGCGGGCGCCGACCTGGACCACGTACGGCTGCTCGCCGGACAGCGAGGGGTGCCCGTCGAGGAGGTCGGCGACCTGCCCTACACCTGCGTGGGGCTGATCCACCCGCAGTTCACCCGCGGCGCGACCGGCGCCGACGGCAAGGCGGTGACGGTCTGA
- a CDS encoding FmdB family zinc ribbon protein: MPRYEYRCRTCGDTFELSRPMAQSADPADCPAGHDDTVKLLSTVAVGGTKSAPAPQAGGGGGGGCCGGGCCS, translated from the coding sequence ATGCCTCGCTACGAATACCGCTGCCGGACCTGCGGCGACACCTTCGAACTGAGCCGCCCGATGGCACAGTCCGCCGACCCCGCGGACTGCCCCGCCGGGCACGACGATACGGTCAAACTTCTGTCCACGGTGGCCGTCGGCGGAACGAAGTCCGCCCCCGCGCCACAAGCGGGCGGCGGGGGCGGGGGCGGTTGCTGCGGCGGGGGCTGCTGCTCCTGA
- a CDS encoding transglycosylase domain-containing protein yields MQLKVPPAFQADETMQLRVSDIPVEPEISQGDADGETRSSKNRRKAPRPPVHVRISAALGPRLAPLLAVLAPYVSRVTPYVRKLRPQYPRPGRDDWRRWIPSWRQWLGGVLTSIGLSTMFLVVAYAATDIPDNLNTYATQQDNVYFWADGTPMARTGWVQRQAMPLKDIPEDVRWAVLSAENASFYSDPGISFKGLSRALFRTIGQGDTQGGSTITQQYVKNVYLNQNQTISRKFTEAMISLKLDNQMSKDDILEGYLNTSWFGRGTYGVQRAAQAYYGKDASELNASEGAFLASLLRGAGLYDPTLNPANRARAVDRWSWTLDRMVEIGKLSKAERATYTKFPEPLKANPLYDTGEQSDYLVELASQYAKKAGNISDKDFDLGGYQIYTTFDKKREAQLTEAVTKARGKALKDDPKNAKAAHYGASSVATDGRILAVYGGPDHRTQGYNESNATTVPAGSAFLPFVYAAGLEHGVHKTRDGATTPVTGDSLYDGNDKVPVKTPEGPYWDRSGKQVAARNDGGRSYGQISLRRALELSVNTPFMQLGMDTGLDLVRSTAEKSGLLPSSFGAQVPALTMGSATPSAIRMASGYATFTADGKHTEPYSVRLITKNGTKVVLDTPTADRAISPRVAREVSSALADSFRTAHPGDTPATPSRVAGKAGTTQGDTAAWFVGSAKSVSTAVVVYRIDLTKSLEPLPLKGIAGTTQKSVPYGIWSGAMSPLG; encoded by the coding sequence ATGCAGTTGAAGGTGCCGCCCGCTTTCCAGGCGGACGAGACCATGCAGCTGCGCGTGTCGGACATACCGGTTGAGCCGGAAATATCCCAGGGGGATGCCGACGGCGAGACGCGTTCGTCGAAGAATCGGCGCAAAGCCCCCCGGCCTCCCGTGCATGTCCGCATATCTGCCGCTCTGGGCCCTCGGCTCGCCCCGCTCCTCGCCGTGCTGGCGCCGTATGTGTCTCGTGTCACTCCGTACGTCCGCAAACTGCGCCCGCAGTACCCGAGGCCCGGCCGTGACGACTGGCGGCGCTGGATACCCTCCTGGCGGCAGTGGCTCGGCGGGGTCCTCACCTCCATAGGCCTGAGCACCATGTTCCTGGTCGTCGCCTACGCCGCCACCGACATCCCGGACAACCTCAACACCTATGCCACACAGCAGGACAACGTGTACTTCTGGGCCGACGGGACGCCGATGGCCCGCACCGGCTGGGTGCAGCGGCAGGCGATGCCGCTGAAGGACATCCCCGAGGACGTCCGCTGGGCCGTGCTCTCCGCCGAGAACGCGAGCTTCTACAGCGACCCCGGCATCTCCTTCAAGGGCCTCAGCCGGGCCCTGTTCCGCACCATCGGTCAGGGCGACACGCAGGGTGGCTCCACGATCACCCAGCAGTACGTGAAGAACGTCTACCTGAACCAGAACCAGACGATCAGCCGCAAGTTCACCGAGGCGATGATCTCCCTCAAGCTCGACAACCAGATGAGCAAGGACGACATCCTCGAGGGCTACCTCAACACCAGCTGGTTCGGCCGCGGCACCTACGGCGTCCAGCGCGCCGCCCAGGCCTACTACGGCAAGGACGCCAGCGAGCTCAACGCCAGCGAGGGCGCGTTCCTCGCCTCGCTCCTCAGGGGCGCCGGCCTGTACGACCCGACCCTCAACCCCGCCAACCGCGCCCGGGCCGTCGATCGCTGGTCGTGGACCCTGGACCGGATGGTCGAGATCGGCAAGCTGTCGAAGGCCGAGCGCGCCACCTACACGAAGTTCCCCGAGCCGCTCAAGGCCAACCCGCTGTACGACACCGGCGAGCAGAGCGACTACCTGGTGGAACTCGCCTCCCAGTACGCCAAGAAGGCCGGGAACATCTCCGACAAGGACTTCGACCTCGGCGGCTACCAGATCTACACGACCTTCGACAAGAAGCGCGAGGCGCAGCTCACCGAGGCCGTCACCAAGGCCCGCGGCAAGGCCCTCAAGGACGACCCGAAGAACGCGAAGGCCGCCCACTACGGGGCCTCCTCGGTGGCCACCGACGGACGGATCCTCGCCGTGTACGGCGGCCCCGACCACCGTACGCAGGGCTACAACGAGTCCAACGCCACCACCGTCCCGGCCGGCAGTGCCTTCCTGCCGTTCGTCTACGCGGCCGGGCTCGAGCACGGCGTCCACAAGACCCGCGACGGGGCCACCACGCCCGTCACCGGGGACTCGCTGTACGACGGCAACGACAAGGTGCCGGTGAAGACGCCCGAAGGCCCCTACTGGGACCGCAGCGGCAAACAGGTGGCCGCGAGGAACGACGGGGGCAGGTCCTACGGGCAGATCTCCCTGCGCCGGGCGCTGGAGCTGTCCGTGAACACGCCGTTCATGCAGCTCGGCATGGACACCGGCCTGGACCTGGTGCGCTCCACCGCCGAGAAGTCCGGGCTGCTGCCCTCCAGCTTCGGGGCGCAGGTGCCGGCCCTGACCATGGGCAGCGCCACGCCCAGCGCGATCCGTATGGCCAGCGGTTACGCCACCTTCACCGCGGACGGCAAGCACACCGAGCCGTACTCGGTGCGGCTGATCACCAAGAACGGCACCAAGGTCGTCCTGGACACCCCGACCGCCGACCGGGCGATCAGCCCGCGCGTGGCCAGGGAGGTCAGCTCCGCGCTGGCCGACTCCTTCCGCACGGCCCACCCCGGCGACACGCCCGCCACGCCCTCCCGGGTGGCCGGGAAGGCGGGCACCACCCAGGGCGACACCGCCGCCTGGTTCGTCGGCTCGGCCAAGTCGGTGTCCACGGCGGTCGTCGTCTACCGCATCGACCTCACCAAGAGCCTCGAACCGCTTCCTCTGAAAGGCATCGCAGGCACGACCCAGAAGAGCGTCCCGTACGGCATCTGGTCAGGTGCCATGAGCCCGCTCGGCTGA
- a CDS encoding amidase domain-containing protein, whose protein sequence is MKATRRRVAILGAAATSVVAGVALLPNWSAGAAVVDDPTVDARTKATFQKLADAVFTDRTDALVTGAQGDRSKPLTNGFSGDVKLSSGTARTEDAALSTLGRRKDTLAKAGEKYSKAATTVTLNATRVTGRTAKAAVTETTTLTYAQTRGNAPKTTGFQARHELTFKADQQGNWQLTTIRDTDQGGLAVNTLSKPTPTVKVTTADDTMPNAKRAATTWNPPAVPKTGTAYDYKAMAAYAEKYVYSYNKDYPDFNNHTAGGDCTNFVSQSLKAGGWKHVPGYVYDYTKWFGNADIQSDSFVGVNEWSWFAQNSKRTTPLANVYQLEVGDVLQMDFDRDGSKDHTMIVTAKSNGMPYLTYHSNNTLRKSLASIIMQNPNSYYYAYRT, encoded by the coding sequence TTGAAGGCGACACGCCGCCGCGTCGCGATACTCGGGGCCGCCGCCACCTCGGTCGTCGCCGGAGTGGCGCTGCTGCCCAACTGGTCCGCGGGCGCCGCGGTCGTCGACGACCCCACGGTCGACGCCAGGACGAAGGCCACTTTCCAGAAGCTGGCCGACGCGGTCTTCACCGACCGTACCGACGCGCTGGTCACCGGCGCGCAGGGCGACCGGTCGAAGCCGCTGACCAACGGTTTCTCGGGCGACGTCAAGCTGAGCTCCGGCACGGCCCGCACGGAGGACGCCGCGCTCTCCACGCTCGGCCGGCGCAAGGACACGCTGGCGAAGGCCGGCGAGAAGTACAGCAAGGCCGCCACCACCGTCACCCTGAACGCCACGCGCGTGACGGGCCGCACGGCCAAGGCCGCGGTCACCGAGACCACGACCCTGACCTACGCCCAGACGCGCGGCAACGCCCCGAAGACCACCGGGTTCCAGGCCAGGCACGAGCTGACGTTCAAGGCCGACCAGCAGGGCAACTGGCAGCTCACCACCATCCGGGACACCGACCAGGGTGGCCTCGCGGTGAACACGCTCTCCAAGCCGACGCCGACGGTGAAGGTGACGACGGCGGACGACACCATGCCGAACGCCAAGCGCGCGGCGACCACGTGGAACCCGCCCGCCGTGCCGAAGACGGGCACCGCGTACGACTACAAGGCGATGGCCGCCTACGCCGAGAAGTACGTGTACTCGTACAACAAGGACTACCCGGACTTCAACAACCACACCGCGGGCGGCGACTGCACCAACTTCGTCAGCCAGTCCCTCAAGGCCGGCGGCTGGAAGCACGTCCCGGGTTACGTGTACGACTACACCAAGTGGTTCGGCAACGCCGACATCCAGTCCGACTCGTTCGTCGGCGTCAACGAGTGGTCCTGGTTCGCCCAGAACTCCAAGCGGACCACCCCGCTGGCCAACGTCTACCAGCTCGAGGTCGGCGACGTCCTCCAGATGGACTTCGACCGCGACGGGTCCAAGGACCACACGATGATCGTCACGGCCAAGAGCAACGGCATGCCGTACCTGACGTACCACTCGAACAACACCCTGCGTAAGTCGTTGGCGAGCATCATCATGCAGAACCCGAACTCGTACTACTACGCCTACCGCACCTGA
- a CDS encoding DUF4383 domain-containing protein, which yields MATHALRSGSKRRIRIDDHLPVDHRLNLVYRIGAGLMGLGLIVFGVFGIIDRIGFLDTGGDQVWSLNTNGALSWLSVAVGLLLVAGMVIGGNVASTLNMVFGVLFILSGFLNMALLETDYNFLAFEIQNCMLSFVIGILLMVFGMYGRVGSALPHDNPYWRARHPEGSDGPAGSGAVSPDQVR from the coding sequence ATGGCGACGCACGCACTGCGTTCCGGCTCGAAACGGCGGATCAGGATCGACGACCATCTGCCCGTCGACCACCGGCTGAACCTGGTCTACCGGATCGGCGCCGGGCTGATGGGCCTGGGTCTGATCGTCTTCGGCGTCTTCGGGATCATCGACCGGATCGGCTTCTTGGACACCGGCGGGGACCAGGTGTGGAGCCTCAACACCAACGGCGCGCTGAGCTGGCTGTCGGTCGCGGTCGGGCTGCTGCTCGTCGCGGGCATGGTGATCGGCGGGAACGTCGCGTCCACGCTGAACATGGTCTTCGGGGTGCTGTTCATCCTCAGCGGGTTCCTGAACATGGCCCTGCTGGAGACGGACTACAACTTCCTGGCCTTCGAGATCCAGAACTGCATGCTCAGCTTTGTGATCGGCATCCTGCTGATGGTGTTCGGGATGTACGGCAGGGTGGGGTCCGCCCTGCCGCACGACAACCCGTACTGGCGGGCCCGCCACCCCGAGGGGAGTGACGGGCCGGCCGGATCAGGAGCGGTGAGCCCCGATCAGGTGCGGTAG
- a CDS encoding DUF4097 family beta strand repeat-containing protein has protein sequence MVRTTRFARSVLVAGAVVALAAGATACGASAADDDHPDHRTFGISGGTLTIDSDDSALEIVASQDAEAGKVDVTRWFEGSVVVGGKPKVTWSMKDDRLTLRMHCSGVVADCAAKHRIEVPRGIAVKVEDDDGSVRAHGFRDALSVHAEDGSVHVTDSTGPLDLRTDDGSVRAEVAARSVTTHTQDGSVRLTLSTVPDRVESVSDDGSVTIALPAAAYRVTTETDDGGVDVSVPRDESSAHVVSARTADGKVTVRNAN, from the coding sequence ATGGTCCGTACCACCCGTTTCGCCCGCTCGGTCCTCGTCGCCGGGGCCGTCGTGGCCCTCGCGGCAGGCGCGACCGCCTGCGGCGCCTCCGCCGCGGACGACGACCATCCCGACCACCGGACGTTCGGCATCTCGGGCGGCACCCTCACGATCGACTCCGACGACTCGGCGCTCGAGATCGTCGCGTCGCAGGACGCCGAGGCCGGCAAGGTCGACGTCACCCGCTGGTTCGAGGGCTCGGTCGTCGTCGGCGGGAAACCGAAGGTGACCTGGTCGATGAAGGACGACCGGCTGACGCTGCGGATGCACTGCTCCGGCGTGGTCGCCGACTGCGCGGCCAAGCACCGCATCGAGGTGCCCCGCGGGATCGCCGTGAAGGTCGAGGACGACGACGGCAGCGTCCGGGCGCACGGCTTCCGGGACGCGCTGAGCGTGCACGCCGAGGACGGCTCCGTGCACGTCACCGACTCCACGGGACCGCTGGACCTGCGCACGGACGACGGTTCGGTCCGCGCCGAGGTCGCCGCCCGCTCGGTGACCACGCACACCCAGGACGGCTCGGTGCGCCTCACCCTCAGCACCGTCCCGGACCGGGTGGAGTCCGTCAGCGACGACGGCTCGGTGACCATCGCGCTGCCCGCGGCCGCGTACCGGGTGACGACCGAGACGGACGACGGCGGGGTGGACGTGTCCGTGCCGCGCGACGAGTCCAGCGCCCATGTGGTGAGCGCACGCACCGCCGACGGCAAAGTCACCGTCCGGAACGCGAACTAA